One genomic segment of Coffea arabica cultivar ET-39 chromosome 6e, Coffea Arabica ET-39 HiFi, whole genome shotgun sequence includes these proteins:
- the LOC113694859 gene encoding 3'-5' exonuclease has product MAMEISIVDHELPDDTHNFYDVYFYSDRINTLVTNDPSQVSHWLADTQRIHRRRLSKLIVGFDVEWRPNFNKYQENPVATLQLCVGRRCLVFQILHCTKEYDDIPDDLRYFLGNTDYTFVGIGVDSDVEKLLEDYGLGVGGSVVDLRNLAAEECGMKQLRNAGMKELARVVLGREIGKPRRVTMGRWDYRWLTPDQVQYACVDAFVSFEIGRRLNASGN; this is encoded by the coding sequence ATGGCCATGGAAATTAGCATCGTAGATCACGAACTCCCCGATGATACCCACAATTTCTACGACGTCTACTTCTATTCCGACCGCATCAACACTCTGGTCACCAATGACCCATCCCAGGTCTCCCACTGGCTCGCCGACACTCAAAGGATCCACCGCCGCCGCTTGAGCAAACTCATCGTCGGCTTCGACGTCGAATGGCGTCCCAATTTCAACAAGTACCAGGAAAACCCAGTTGCTACACTCCAGCTCTGCGTCGGTCGCCGTTGCCTCGTCTTCCAAATCCTCCACTGCACCAAGGAGTACGACGATATCCCCGATGATCTTCGCTATTTTCTGGGCAATACGGACTATACCTTTGTGGGGATCGGGGTTGACAGCGACGTTGAGAAGCTTTTGGAGGATTATGGGCTGGGAGTCGGCGGGAGCGTTGTGGATTTGAGGAATTTGGCTGCTGAAGAGTGTGGGATGAAACAGCTGCGGAATGCTGGGATGAAAGAGTTGGCTAGGGTGGTTCTTGGAAGGGAAATTGGGAAGCCGAGGAGGGTTACTATGGGTAGGTGGGATTATCGATGGTTGACTCCTGATCAAGTTCAGTATGCTTGTGTTGATGCTTTTGTTTCATTTGAGATTGGTAGGCGTTTGAATGCTTCTGGAAATTGA